The following coding sequences are from one Caldilineales bacterium window:
- a CDS encoding putative toxin-antitoxin system toxin component, PIN family — MKGQFEVQESLIVVFDTNAVLPLLVGATFRARRLRELWQSRRFEVCITPQTLAEVERVLTYAKVQENFGLTDADIQKVTATLQSHARLLAGLYEGVTAIRADPSDNIFLAAVLEAGADYLVTQDGHLRRLKYYHGTQIISLAQFAMSLGIGS; from the coding sequence ATGAAGGGCCAGTTTGAAGTGCAGGAAAGTTTGATCGTCGTTTTCGACACCAACGCGGTGTTGCCCTTGCTCGTTGGCGCCACATTTCGCGCTCGAAGACTGCGTGAACTGTGGCAAAGTCGTCGTTTCGAGGTTTGTATCACGCCACAGACATTGGCCGAGGTTGAACGTGTGTTGACTTATGCCAAGGTGCAGGAGAACTTCGGCTTGACTGATGCTGATATCCAAAAGGTCACGGCGACGTTGCAGAGTCATGCTCGCTTGTTAGCCGGCCTCTATGAAGGCGTCACGGCTATCAGGGCCGATCCTTCTGACAACATTTTTCTGGCCGCGGTTCTTGAAGCTGGGGCGGATTATTTGGTGACCCAAGACGGACATCTGCGACGCCTTAAGTACTATCATGGCACGCAGATCATCTCTCTGGCGCAGTTTGCGATGAGCCTGGGAATTGGGTCGTGA
- a CDS encoding SH3 domain-containing protein — protein MNRLAILLACLLLILLAAACGGNPEPTPIPVAAAPTETPASTATTAPTNTPEPEPTATPTAISTDTPQPTATPTSTPLPQAEVIVETLNLRGGPDTTYPVMGKAARGETLTVLARSQDGSWLEVQKADGKTVWVAARLVQLSAPVETLAVSVHTPPTATPVPSTVRLLFAYSPGCPHCSYQRPIIADFQAAHPEVKVTRVEYSALSATQRRLIAGTSGHPVMVFYSDSGDDIRQIVSETPLGQMDTEYRRFLTEVARPSSSKTTTGSYVT, from the coding sequence ATGAATCGCCTTGCCATCCTGCTCGCCTGCTTGCTGCTGATCCTGTTGGCGGCTGCCTGCGGCGGCAATCCGGAGCCTACGCCCATCCCCGTGGCTGCCGCCCCCACCGAAACGCCCGCGTCCACCGCCACTACCGCGCCCACGAACACACCGGAGCCGGAGCCGACAGCCACACCCACGGCTATCTCCACCGACACGCCACAACCGACCGCTACGCCCACCTCCACGCCCCTCCCCCAGGCCGAAGTGATCGTCGAGACCCTCAACCTGCGCGGCGGGCCAGACACTACCTATCCGGTGATGGGCAAAGCAGCCAGAGGCGAGACGCTGACTGTGCTCGCCCGCAGCCAGGACGGTTCCTGGTTGGAGGTGCAAAAAGCCGACGGCAAAACGGTTTGGGTGGCGGCCAGGCTGGTGCAGCTTTCGGCGCCGGTCGAGACGCTCGCTGTGTCCGTCCACACCCCGCCCACGGCCACGCCTGTTCCATCGACCGTGCGCCTGCTTTTTGCCTACTCGCCCGGCTGTCCACACTGCTCCTATCAGCGCCCGATCATCGCCGACTTCCAGGCTGCGCATCCTGAAGTCAAAGTGACGCGGGTGGAATACTCGGCGCTGAGCGCCACCCAACGCAGGTTGATCGCAGGCACATCGGGGCATCCGGTCATGGTGTTCTACAGCGACAGCGGCGATGACATCCGGCAGATCGTGAGTGAGACGCCATTAGGCCAGATGGACACCGAGTATCGGCGTTTCCTGACCGAGGTGGCCAGGCCCAGCAGTTCGAAGACCACGACCGGCAGCTATGTAACCTGA
- a CDS encoding family 16 glycosylhydrolase, with protein MSPTRSFSLWLSVIVVLLLVSTIVASFAWSGQTSAAALSVTSTPAGAFLDPFDDFDPTRWRKSDWTNPLPPFWNRWRPDHISFQDGNMRIRLDDTPCPSGCDGRPYASGEYRSNDFFGYGRFEARLKAANVPGTVTALFVYTGPYDGNPNDEFDIEILGKNPTRLQTNYFSNGVGGHEAWIDLGFDASQDFHTYAIEWTPTALRWYVDGVLKRSEDGSNDPLPITPGRIMMSFWACTGVSGWCGDFAYGGAPIDVHYDWVAYTPMPRPLYLPLVWHASPPPPACSLIEDFEDTADEWHAETGNGGVCAFGPGQGHQGQGMNIACASHDVNDWWFVATDINADWRTATGFDFMLAKHPASSDFCVALQDADDEVWYKCLERDHTAWDKVTVSLSELTLDPYDHRGNGVLDLNNIQQFRFRHWPLRAAAVDVSVDELRLCLGITPTPTPTPSPTATFTATPTTTATPTATPSPSPSATPTPSPTTTPVISPTATPTPSLTPTWTPSATPSASPTFTPSATPTATWTPSATPTFTPSATPSATRTPTRTPTMTDTPTPTPTHTPPAPPNGSLEDFERGLQDWYSPNGDLDHFGLTNDACQGTSALRMGGTEESESWTGEAVLYNWAGRPSDWRNKPSVSLCLKRGETRRGGRPSLTVVIEDGQGHRLQLHRDNDQNLPWAGGGWRTIIENDPWQQYILPLRHEANFDWSNVVRLRLELRLTYRGNNQWDPNPDDLYVDDIRLP; from the coding sequence ATGTCCCCCACGCGCTCTTTCTCCCTCTGGCTGTCAGTAATCGTCGTCTTGCTGCTTGTATCGACCATCGTCGCCAGCTTTGCATGGTCAGGTCAGACTTCAGCCGCTGCGCTGTCAGTTACATCGACTCCGGCCGGCGCCTTCCTCGATCCCTTCGACGATTTCGATCCCACGCGCTGGCGCAAGTCCGATTGGACCAACCCCCTGCCGCCGTTCTGGAATCGCTGGCGCCCCGACCACATCAGCTTCCAAGATGGCAACATGCGCATCCGGCTGGACGACACCCCCTGTCCCAGTGGCTGCGATGGCCGCCCCTATGCTTCCGGCGAATACCGCAGCAATGACTTCTTTGGCTACGGCCGTTTCGAGGCGCGCCTGAAAGCAGCCAACGTCCCCGGCACCGTGACCGCCTTGTTCGTCTACACCGGCCCCTATGACGGCAACCCCAACGACGAATTCGACATCGAAATCCTGGGCAAAAACCCGACCCGGTTGCAGACGAACTACTTCAGCAACGGCGTCGGCGGCCACGAAGCCTGGATCGACCTCGGCTTCGACGCTTCGCAAGATTTCCACACCTACGCCATCGAATGGACGCCTACAGCCCTGCGCTGGTACGTCGATGGCGTCCTCAAGCGCAGCGAAGATGGCAGCAACGACCCCTTGCCCATCACGCCGGGGCGGATCATGATGAGCTTCTGGGCCTGCACAGGCGTATCGGGTTGGTGCGGTGACTTCGCTTACGGCGGCGCGCCCATCGATGTCCATTACGATTGGGTGGCCTACACGCCCATGCCACGGCCGCTCTATCTACCGTTGGTCTGGCACGCCTCGCCGCCGCCCCCCGCCTGCTCCCTGATCGAGGATTTCGAGGACACGGCCGACGAATGGCACGCCGAGACGGGCAATGGCGGCGTCTGCGCCTTTGGGCCGGGCCAGGGCCACCAGGGGCAGGGGATGAACATCGCCTGCGCCAGTCATGATGTCAACGACTGGTGGTTCGTCGCCACGGATATCAATGCAGACTGGCGCACGGCGACCGGCTTCGATTTCATGCTCGCAAAGCACCCTGCCAGCAGCGACTTCTGTGTCGCCCTCCAGGATGCCGACGACGAGGTTTGGTACAAATGCCTTGAACGCGACCACACAGCCTGGGATAAAGTAACCGTTTCGCTGTCCGAACTCACCCTCGATCCCTACGACCACCGGGGCAATGGCGTCCTCGACCTCAACAACATCCAGCAATTCCGCTTCCGCCATTGGCCGTTGCGCGCTGCCGCCGTCGATGTCAGCGTGGACGAACTCCGTCTCTGCTTGGGGATAACGCCAACCCCAACCCCGACGCCCAGTCCGACCGCAACTTTCACAGCCACTCCAACCACTACGGCCACGCCAACAGCCACACCCTCACCCAGCCCCAGCGCGACTCCGACGCCCAGCCCAACCACTACCCCCGTCATCTCTCCCACCGCCACACCCACTCCTAGCCTTACCCCCACGTGGACACCCTCGGCTACACCGTCCGCCAGCCCAACCTTCACGCCCTCGGCCACGCCAACTGCCACCTGGACGCCGAGCGCCACCCCCACCTTCACGCCCTCGGCAACTCCAAGCGCCACGCGGACGCCCACCCGAACGCCGACGATGACTGACACGCCCACCCCCACTCCTACCCACACCCCACCGGCGCCGCCGAATGGCAGCCTCGAAGACTTCGAACGCGGCCTCCAAGACTGGTACAGCCCCAACGGCGATCTCGATCATTTTGGCTTGACGAACGATGCCTGCCAGGGAACATCGGCCTTGAGAATGGGCGGCACAGAAGAAAGCGAATCCTGGACAGGCGAGGCAGTCCTGTACAACTGGGCTGGGCGGCCCTCCGATTGGCGAAACAAGCCGTCCGTTTCGCTCTGTCTCAAGCGAGGCGAAACGCGGCGCGGTGGGCGCCCTTCGCTGACTGTGGTCATCGAGGATGGCCAGGGTCATCGCCTGCAACTACATCGGGACAACGATCAGAATCTTCCCTGGGCTGGAGGCGGCTGGCGCACCATCATCGAAAACGACCCGTGGCAGCAATACATTCTGCCTTTGCGCCATGAAGCCAATTTCGATTGGTCGAATGTTGTCCGCTTGCGCCTGGAACTACGCCTGACCTACCGCGGCAACAACCAATGGGACCCCAACCCCGATGATCTCTACGTAGACGACATTCGCTTG